A genomic segment from Equus asinus isolate D_3611 breed Donkey chromosome 23, EquAss-T2T_v2, whole genome shotgun sequence encodes:
- the LOC123276616 gene encoding spermatogenesis-associated protein 31D1-like, whose protein sequence is MPPEPFPPLESKFPADHSPLQPLALPPLPPHDTQATGPILQPEATLSLNTIFSLDRTLSQDINPLPNLSQIINPTDSLACHYTPPSLSVSPPTDHPLTVTQSKSVSISLKSVPENSSPDSPGGLSTYVPTFRGTDHSSLSISELSWWQACAKDLFLAPSTLAPCDFNREFLALHSSESSLERHPTANLIEPGNLSFLSPHVLALLERQVQKRRDFLMWREKEKEKGSFPKKLRPDYPLNPSGKMLESNADECDSAFSLPFWSSAGTPKELHMHEQPPYPKILEDHLQEKCMQLFWGLPSLHSESLPSAIRDSSDCTTIFLFNTISNAPMGQESPVPLHLPPPSLPEIQPQPLPQTLPQSQPLPLTQVKSQAHLKSPLPILPSGPLPQIRICGVCHHRPQDESESLTSSEIQQLEWKVLQKQQESLWGSPSVVQRSQEEFCSSAPNFPYHQASQAHASISILPVEFPLSDELRKKLEHHLRKRLIQHRWGLPRRICECLSLMMPPRDFSEIVKSESNRGLSRISVNKDLNVGLSQSKSFHERGSELLQVEKEMGKDQGHSPENGPKAHLLSDPESSSDKDLAYDSEKDLNSHVASLSGKNSRALEESLDQKQLENVLKAHLSKKFEEISEARLPGMVRSSWHASKQTLLLSDKSRTQITQRSLPPSVGGDSSLNTFQELRFIDSSAQQMMETHIKSFRMTMEWGLPCRVLESIQAFKLEDAASQSLPYFYCPPSNNPTLEVDSKSECFEPHRGSSKSVLQEKAETTNSALVLDRLCPATSPMGRQGQGVPRQSPSGINQEIAEVVQKSKGARQTHLPVTCGITGKASQKFTQLGNRCPPELPARQAGAKHETKDERASPSDRREGRQDKKMKSEPFSVHNTARDIFRAKELNALQSKTGNVLTTSKPGSSQMMRENHSKIEITGTIESPALKRQVPQDPKSSDLKEHLFGELKSKLEKRNQSQVQGQHTDRSPASESLTYKASLTHAHGVSSGDMGASQVLHVHLEDSGISRQQRQGPWVPKKDLKRYKDKKFPPATMRVSPPGPNKEELGGGDAGLGTSQPTRKSFPTQITASEETLGSKSSQTSSQKAQPPPESLFRKKMNHIFQWLRPGTKGKNQEHPQEKGSPISSAQSRGLVKGRAAVTGTTTAQKTRTVPGKFPVEKLGQRCAAEVTRPQEPLPSLRKFVKSQQRAEEQAQAEPVQGHPSNYRAPSCKVPNTKSCHQEVVFAGQNYPTCSRRIRDQNRHPQKVMAFKDQLLDQKRPLSVPRREHVPHPSSTCRRQAGPGASSCSHHC, encoded by the coding sequence atgccaccagagccttttcctcccttggagtccaaattcccagcagaccattccccactccaaccccttgcccttccccctctcccaccacatgacacccaggcaacgggtcctattctccaaccagaggccactctgtctctgaatacgatcttctctcttgaccgcaccctttcccaagatattaaccccttaccaaatttgtcccagataatcAATCCCACTGATTCTCTGGCTTGTCATTACACACCACCaagcctgtctgtctcaccaccgacagaccaccctttaactgtgactcaatctaaatcggtttccatctcattgaagtctgttccagagaactcatctccagatagccctggtgggttgtccacttatgtcccaacattcagaggcactgaccattcaagcctgtcaatttcagaattatcctggtggcaagcttgtgccaaagacttgttcttagcaccttccacCTTGGCACCATGTGATTTTAATCGAGAGTTTCTTGCCCTCCATTCTTCagagtcctctctggagagacaccctacagctaaccttatagagcctggtaacctctcatttctcagccctcaTGTCCTGGCACTCCTGGAGAGACAAGTCCAAAAGAGGAGGGATTTCCTGATgtggagggaaaaggagaaggaaaagggttCTTTTCCAAAGAAACTTAGGCCAGACTACCCACTAAATCCTTCGGGGAAAATGCTAgagtcaaatgctgatgagtgtgactcagcattctcccttcctttttggagcagtgcaggcacaccaaaggagctgcacatgcatgagcagcccccatatcctaaaatcttggaggaccatttacaggaaaaatgcatgcagctcttctggggtctcccatctctgcacagcgagtccttgccctctgctatccgtgactcaagtgactgcaccacaatcttccttttcaataccatCTCAAATGCCCCCATGGGCCAAGAATCCCCAGTACCTCTCCATCTTccacctccatccttgcctgagatccagccccaacccttgcctcaaaccctgccccaatcccagcccctacctctcactcaggtcaagtcccaggcccaccttaaatccccactcccaatcctaccatctggtcctctaccccagataaggatctgtggagtgtgtcaccatagaccccaggatgaatcagagtctctcacctcatctgaaattcaacaactggaatggaaagtgttgcagaagcaacaggaaagtttgtggggttccccctctgtagtccaaagatctcaggaagaattttgttcttcagctcccaactttccttaccatcaggcctcccaggcccatgcctccatctccatccttcccgtagagtttcctctcagtgatgagctgaggaagaaactggaacatcACCTTCGAAAGAGGCTCATCCAACACCGGTGGGGCCTGCCCCGCAGGATCTGTGAGTGTCTGTCACTGATGATGCCTCCAAGAGATTTCTCAGAGATAGTTAAGTCAGAGAGCAATCGTGGACTCTCACGGATCTCGGtgaacaaagatctaaatgttggattgagccaatccaaaagcttccatgagaggggttcagaactgcttcaggtagagaaggagatggggaaggatcagGGGCATAGCCCAGAGAATGGCCCAAAAGCTCATCTGTTgagtgacccagagagctcttcagataAGGATCTGGCATATGACTCAGAGAAAGACCTAAATAGTCACGTGGCAAGTCTGTCAGGGAAAAATTCAAGGGCCTTGGAGGAAAGTCTAGatcagaaacaacttgaaaatgtcctgaaagcacatttgagcaagaagtttgaggaaatcaGTGAGGCTCGGCTCCCTGGGATGGTGCGCAGTTCATGGCATGCTAGCAAGCAgacattgctgctttctgacaaATCCCGCACCCAAATAACACAGAGGAGTTTGCCACCTTCAGTGGGTGGGGACTCCTCCCTGAATACCTTCCAGGAGCTTCGCTTCATTGATTCCAGTGCACAACAGATGATGGAAACCCATATTAAAAGCTTTCGTATGACGATGGAgtggggccttccctgcagggtccttgaaTCCATACAGGCATTTAAATTGGAAGATGCTGCATCCCAGTCCTTGCCCTATTTCTACTGTCCCCCCTCAAATAACCCAACTTTGGAAGTGGACTCCAAATCCGAGTGCTTCGAGCCCCATAGAGGAAGCTCTAAAtctgttcttcaagaaaaagcgGAAACAACAAATTCAGCCCTGGTCCTGGATCGTCTTTGCCCTGCTACTTCACCTATGGGCAGGCAAGGACAAGGGGTGCCGAGACAATCACCCTCTGGTATCAACCAAGAGATTGCAGAGGTTGTTCAGAAGAGTAAGGGTGCCAGGCAGACTCATCTGCCTGTCACATGTGGCATCACAGGCAAAGCGAGTCAGAAATTTACTCAGCTAGGCAACAGAtgccccccagagctgcctgcaaggcaagctggtgccaaacatgagacaaaggatgagagagcgagtcccagtgatagaagagaaGGGCGACAGGACAAAAAGATGAAGTCGGAACCCTTTTCCGTGCACAACACGGCCAGGGACATATTCAGGGCCAAGGAGCTCAACGCTCTGCAGTCAAAAACTGGTAATGTGTTGACAACCAGcaagccaggaagctcccaaatGATGCGTGAGaatcacagtaaaatagaaattaccgGGACCATTGAAAGCCCTGCACTAAAAAGACAAGTTCCCCAAGACCCGAAGTCATCAGAtcttaaggaacatctgtttGGGGAATTAAAGTCGAaactagagaagaggaatcagagccaggtccaaggccaacacactgacaggtcccctgcctcagagagcttgacttacaaggcctcactgactcatgcccacggtgtctccagtggggacatgggagcttcccaggtgctgcatGTCCATCTGGAGGACAGTGGGATTAGCAGGCAGCAGCGGCAGGGGCCTTGGGTCCCTAAGAAAGACCTAAAGAGGTACAAGGATAAGAAATTCCCACCAGCTacaatgagagtgagccctccggGCCCCAACAAAGAAGAGCTtggtggaggggatgcagggttggggacatctcaacctacaagaaagagtttccctactcagatcacagcatcagaggagacgcttgggagcaagtcttcccagacctcatcacagaaggcacagcctcctcctgaaagtctgttcagaaaaaagatgaaccacatttttcaatggcttcgtcctgggacaaaaggcaaaaaccaagaacatccccaggaaaagggcagccccatatcatctgcacagagcagaggcctggttaaagggagagctgccgttactgggaccaccacggctcagaagaccaggacagtccctgggaagttcccagtggagaaactggggcagcGTTGTGCAGCAGAGGTCACCCGCCCTcaagagccccttccttccctgaggaagtttgtgaaatctcagcagagggcagaagagcaggcccaggcagagcccgTCCAGGGGCATCCTTCCAACTACAGGGCTCCCTCCTGTAAAGTGCCAAACACCAAGTCCTGCCACCAAGAAGTTGTCTTTGCTGGCCAGAATTATCCTACATGTTCTAGACGGATCAGAGACCAGAACAGACACCCTCAGAAAGTCATGGCGTTTAAAGATCAGCTATTGGATCAGAAGCGTCCCTTATCTGTGCCCCGCAGGGAGCATGTGCCCCATCCAAGCTCCACCTGCAGGCGTCAAGccggcccaggggcctccagctgttCTCACCACTGCTAA